The proteins below come from a single Mugil cephalus isolate CIBA_MC_2020 chromosome 7, CIBA_Mcephalus_1.1, whole genome shotgun sequence genomic window:
- the zgc:113531 gene encoding von Willebrand factor C domain-containing protein 2-like isoform X1: protein MTRSRNRYTMAKRVSLERKIRTAVLALLICAQAGFGFSVAGQQESTCEANGSLYYVGEWYFLDSDHCTQCECTAEGSACARTECTSLPAACIHVSHYPTDCCPRCEKIGCEYRSVVYELGQNFQPSECEQCTCDSDGIARCLVADCAPPPCVNPVYQPGKCCPECKEGPNCYVDATRRQVIPAGEPVWVDSCTKCRCHDGQDAGYWEGNRLATCARLKNCIPEQPQQN from the exons ATGACTCGGAGCAGGAACAG ATACACTATGGCAAAGCGCGTTTCACTGGAGCGCAAAATACGCACGGCCGTTTTGGCACTTCTGATTTGCGCGCAGGCTGGTTTTGGCTTCTCGGTCGCGGGACAGCAGGAGAGCACCTGCGAGGCCAATGGTAGCCTATACTACGTCGGGGAATGGTACTTTCTGGACTCTGATCACTGCACCCAGTGCGAGTGCACCGCCGAGGGCTCCGCCTGTGCCCGCACTGAGTGCACCTCTCTCCCGGCTGCGTGCATCCATGTCAGCCACTACCCCACAGACTGCTGCCCCAGGTGCGAGAAGATCGGCTGTGAGTACCGAAGTGTGGTGTACGAGCTTGGGCAGAACTTCCAG cCTTCAGAATGTGAGCAGTGCACTTGTGACAGTGATGGCATCGCCCGCTGTCTAGTTGCAGATTGTGCCCCCCCACCATGTGTCAACCCTGTCTACCAGCCTGGGAAGTGCTGCCCTGAATGCAAGGAGG GCCCTAACTGCTACGTGGATGCGACGCGCCGTCAAGTGATCCCTGCAGGAGAGCCCGTCTGGGTGGACTCCTGCACCAAGTGCCGCTGTCACGACGGCCAGGACGCCGGCTACTGGGAGGGGAACCGCCTCGCCACCTGTGCCCGCCTCAAAAACTGTATACCTGAACAACCCCAGCAAAACTGA
- the zgc:113531 gene encoding von Willebrand factor C domain-containing protein 2-like isoform X2, with the protein MAKRVSLERKIRTAVLALLICAQAGFGFSVAGQQESTCEANGSLYYVGEWYFLDSDHCTQCECTAEGSACARTECTSLPAACIHVSHYPTDCCPRCEKIGCEYRSVVYELGQNFQPSECEQCTCDSDGIARCLVADCAPPPCVNPVYQPGKCCPECKEGPNCYVDATRRQVIPAGEPVWVDSCTKCRCHDGQDAGYWEGNRLATCARLKNCIPEQPQQN; encoded by the exons ATGGCAAAGCGCGTTTCACTGGAGCGCAAAATACGCACGGCCGTTTTGGCACTTCTGATTTGCGCGCAGGCTGGTTTTGGCTTCTCGGTCGCGGGACAGCAGGAGAGCACCTGCGAGGCCAATGGTAGCCTATACTACGTCGGGGAATGGTACTTTCTGGACTCTGATCACTGCACCCAGTGCGAGTGCACCGCCGAGGGCTCCGCCTGTGCCCGCACTGAGTGCACCTCTCTCCCGGCTGCGTGCATCCATGTCAGCCACTACCCCACAGACTGCTGCCCCAGGTGCGAGAAGATCGGCTGTGAGTACCGAAGTGTGGTGTACGAGCTTGGGCAGAACTTCCAG cCTTCAGAATGTGAGCAGTGCACTTGTGACAGTGATGGCATCGCCCGCTGTCTAGTTGCAGATTGTGCCCCCCCACCATGTGTCAACCCTGTCTACCAGCCTGGGAAGTGCTGCCCTGAATGCAAGGAGG GCCCTAACTGCTACGTGGATGCGACGCGCCGTCAAGTGATCCCTGCAGGAGAGCCCGTCTGGGTGGACTCCTGCACCAAGTGCCGCTGTCACGACGGCCAGGACGCCGGCTACTGGGAGGGGAACCGCCTCGCCACCTGTGCCCGCCTCAAAAACTGTATACCTGAACAACCCCAGCAAAACTGA
- the ccdc24 gene encoding coiled-coil domain-containing protein 24, which yields MHSPDGNQPWCPSQSLWSLIAEHVSGSELQKIRTALGHSLVDMYTDVYAEAEMLGEMCQVSRGGGNHGSRGGSPFPCPQGSPLADPPAVKELLRAEVKMLLQTLRERASRNDELLFRYKPETVNYALSHSEICYSNRSNPDQTVTGSRPGSHCSVQSSAEDEIEAMREKLNVSEIDQVVDHLRSLLKEEWEALTRHVKYLKGNIKHKRRSHRESDKCEPSLAELRELRENIQLDLELYPSSLAALTSLPAKDLKHNFRPSAGQSAETLPALTAPSALRPHPRPPLGQPKPRPPGGRPLAKTSLSRPHSQHRVTSSSDKSSKTPTCNNTDTSGHANSLFTSDQILAKSEHHYSSAPQQDRAVHNRMAPSSFQTKSERNAPVHKTHLSSHRSIHRPSINCHLSPQSEGKSSAAWRPRNINITPSPVPAPSHVSDVDGNSSISEDRCASTKEKSSRENGKQDRSCRDSLESPERDDDRRTLKTSVTSENRSPPGQNDRKKSNREINRNKNAPSVKDDNKQQSLSSLSLTDGSIHHPESSDAPRESACTQPSSTLIEEQFFTYSKKPHGGSTGIKNVHTGPQFLERVHQPVPPATVPT from the exons ATGCATTCACCTGATGGAAACCAACCCTGGTGCCCCAGCCAGTCCCTGTGGAGCTTGATCGCTGAGCATGTTTCTGGGTCAGAGCTACAAAAGATCCGCACAGCACTGGGCCACTCCCTGGTAGACATGTACACAGACGTGTACGCTGAG GCTGAGATGCTGGGCGAGATGTGTCAGGTCAGCCGTGGAGGAGGGAACCATGGCAGCAGGGGAGGAAGCCCGTTCCCATGTCCGCAGGGCTCCCCTCTGGCCGACCCCCCCGCTGTGAAAGAGCTGCTGAGAGCTGAGGTCAAGATGTTACTGCAGACTCTCAGAGAGCGGGCCAGCAG AAATGATGAGCTCCTGTTTCGGTACAAACCTGAGACTGTAAACTACGCCCTCAGTCACAGTGAGATCTGCTATAGTAACCGTAGCAACCCTGACCAAACCGTTACTGGAAGCAG accagGCTCTCACTGTTCAGTCCAGTCAAGTGCTGAAGATGAGATTGAGGCCATGAGAGAAAAGCTGAATGTCAGTGAGATAGACCAAGTGGTCGACCACCTCAG GTCTCTCCTGAAGGAAGAGTGGGAGGCTTTGACCAGACATGTAAAgtatttaaag ggaaacattaaacacaagCGTCGGAGTCATCGTGAATCTGATAAATGTGAACCTTCGCTCGCAG AGCTGAGGGAGCTCAGAGAAAATATACAACTGGATTTGGAGCTCTACCCCTCTTCGCTTGCAGCTTTGACCTCTCTACCTGCGAAGGACCTGAAACACAATTTCAG ACCGTCAGCAGGACAAAGTGCTGAGACTCTGCCAGCTTTAACAGCTCCATCAGCTTTAAGACCACATCCACGTCCTCCTCTGGGCCAGCCTAAACCCCGGCCACCAGGTGGACGTCCTCTCGCCAAGACGTCTCTATCCAGACCTCATAGTCAGCACAGAGTCACATCATCCTCAGATAAGTCAAGTAAAACACCCACCTGCAACAACACTGACACTTCTGGGCATGCAAACAGCCTCTTCACCTCCGATCAGATATTAGCTAAAAGTGAACACCACTACAGCTCTGCTCCACAGCAAGACCGAGCTGTTCACAACAGGATGGCGCCTTCAAGTTTTCAAACAAAATCTGAGAGAAACGCACCGGTGCACAAAACCCATCTATCATCCCATCGCAGCATTCACAGACCGAGCATAAACTGCCATTTATCACCACAGAGCGAGGGAAAAAGCAGCGCTGCCTGGAGGCCAAGAAATATCAATATCACCCCCTCACCTGTTCCTGCTCCGAGTCATGTCTCTGATGTAGACGgtaacagcagcatcagtgaaGACCGCTGTGCGTCAACGAAGGAGAAATCAAgtagagaaaatggaaaacaggaTCGTAGCTGTAGAGATAGTTTAGAGTCACcagagagagatgatgacagGAGGACTTTGAAGACTTCAGTCACGTCTGAAAATAGAAGCCCTCCCGGACAAAACGACAGAAAGAAGAGCAACCGTGAGATTAACAGGAATAAAAATGCTCCATCTGTGAAGGAtgataacaaacaacaaagcctTAGTAGTCTCAGTTTGACGGATGGCTCCATACATCATCCAGAAAGCAGCGATGCGCCTCGAGAATCCGCATGCACTCAACCATCATCTACACTGATTGAAGAACAGTTTTTCACTTACTCCAAAAAACCACATGGCGGCAGCACTGGCATCAAAAATGTTCACACTGGGCCCCAGTTTCTGGAGAGGGTTCATCAGCCAGTTCCTCCTGCCACAGTGCCAACATGA